A window of Rhododendron vialii isolate Sample 1 chromosome 13a, ASM3025357v1 contains these coding sequences:
- the LOC131312689 gene encoding uncharacterized protein LOC131312689 isoform X3 → MHRLQRTGRLDISNVEEPEEELELGDIGTSGEGKEPLEGHASPSSQTLGKDMHRLQRTGRLDISNMEEPEEELELGSRTAMISGLPTKVGENMGIFLFEVLLTLSNRYRGRLLIPVEAALKYFPSPANRQETYEEKIEITDTQNRDWSMTLKYLRSECFFVMDSNWQSFLLRNHFDGMDVIRFYKPLPVCYNNCYLVELAKRRYPGIIHELNPENFLFELPLTDVDILCKSLFIPTKEVKSHFPAVGIPAKTHHMERLYLTDEQNSEWRMKIACFRGLFRLMMEEFITERNLVEGDTIRFYKADQPSLNSHHFLIGFVKERGDPTESRSAAVNDSTDRGSDREGDGGGGGADRGGNRQGDGGGGSSSGGRTRWKFGFGDCCMALKSNARTEES, encoded by the exons ATGCATCGTCTTCAGCGTACAGGAAGGCTTGACATTTCGAATGTGGAGGAACCCGAAGAAGAATTAGAGTTGGG agacattggtacaagcgGAGAAGGGAAGGAGCCCTTAGAAGGACATGCATCGCCTTCATCTCAAACGTTGGGGAAGGACATGCATCGTCTTCAGCGTACAGGAAGGCTTGACATTTCGAATATGGAGGAACCTGAAGAAGAATTAGAGTTGGG ATCTAGAACTGCTATGATTTCTGGCTTACCAACCAAAGTTGGTGAAAATATGGGAATTTTTCTCTTTGAAGTGTTATTGACTCTGAGTAATCGTTATCGAGGCAGGCTCCTAATTCCTGTGGAAGCAGCTTTGAAATATTTCCCTTCTCCAGCCAATCGTCAGGAAACTTACGAGGAGAAGATAGAGATCACAGACACTCAAAACAGAGATTGGTCTATGACACTGAAATATCTTAGGTCGGAGTGTTTCTTCGTCATGGATAGCAATTGGCAGAGTTTTCTTTTGCGGAACCATTTTGATGGTATGGATGTGATTCGTTTCTACAAACCTTTACCGGTTTGCTACAATAACTGTTACCTGGTTGAACTTGCCAAACGAAGGTATCCGGGGATCATCCATGAATTGAACCCTGAAAATTTCCTGTTTGAGCTGCCATTGACTGATGTGGACATCCTGTGCAAAAGTCTCTTCATTCCCACGAAAGAAGTAAAGAGTCATTTCCCCGCAGTAGGAATCCCAGCTAAAACACATCATATGGAGAGGCTTTACTTAACTGATGAGCAGAACAGTGAATGGCGCATGAAAATTGCATGCTTTCGAGGTCTTTTCCGGCTTATGATGGAGGAATTCATCACTGAGCGCAATTTGGTAGAAGGGGATACAATTAGGTTTTACAAAGCTGACCAGCCTTCTTTAAACTCGCATCACTTCCTTATTGGATTTGTCAAAGAACGTGGTGATCCGACTGAATCAAGGTCTGCAGCAGTAAATGATAGCACGGATCGAGGCAGTGACAGGGAGGGCGATGGTGGAGGGGGAGGAGCAGACAGAGGCGGCAACAGACAGGGTGATGGAGGAGGAGGGAGTAGCAGTGGGGGCCGCACGAGGTGGAAATTTGGTTTTGGAGATTGCTGTATGGCGCTGAAAAGCAATGCAAGGACAGAGGAGTCATGA
- the LOC131312689 gene encoding uncharacterized protein LOC131312689 isoform X2: MSENRGIGTRREGKEPLEEHASSGIGTPREGKEPLEEHASSSSKPTVSAHGKAPEISTTEEPGIEIELGSLLFSGSPTKVGDKMVFFIFEVLVTQGDVTRGRLLIPVEAALQYFPSLAGRQTYKEKIRMQHISDPARITDWLMFLTYDKSECCFVVDGIWQMFVTLYHLEVGDVIRFYKPSPVCDNDRFLFEIVKRSYAEIIHEFNPENLLFQLPLTNEGIQRKSLFIPAEEVSNHFPAVGIPAAETHHMERLYFTDDRNRQHCVKIVCCRGIFRLMMEEFITEGIFQLMMEEFITERNLGEGDTIGFYKADLQPSMNSRHFLIGFVTERGDPTESGTAAVNDNTDRGGYNREGDGADRSGNGQGHVEGGRRSGGRKWWKFGLGGCCMALKKSNARTEES; this comes from the exons ATGTCTGAAAACAGAGGCATTGGTACACGCAGAGAAGGAAAGGAGCCCTTAGAAGAACATGCATCGTCCGGCATTGGTACACCCAGAGAAGGAAAGGAGCCCTTAGAAGAACATGCATCGTCCTCATCTAAACCAACAGTTTCTGCACATGGAAAGGCGCCTGAAATTTCTACTACGGAGGAACCCGGAATAGAAATAGAGTTGGG ATCTTTATTGTTTTCTGGCTCACCAACCAAAGTCGGTGATAAGATGgtattttttatctttgaaGTGTTGGTGACTCAGGGCGATGTTACTCGAGGCAGGCTCCTAATTCCTGTGGAAGCAGCATTGCAATATTTCCCTTCTCTAGCCGGTCGTCAAACTTACAAGGAGAAGATACGTATGCAGCATATCTCAGACCCAGCTCGAATCACCGATTGGCTTATGTTTCTGACCTATGATAAGTCTGAGTGTTGCTTCGTCGTGGATGGCATTTGGCAGATGTTTGTTACGTTGTACCATTTGGAAGTTGGGGATGTGATTCGTTTCTACAAACCTTCCCCGGTTTGTGATAACGACCGTTTCCTGTTTGAAATTGTCAAAAGAAGCTATGCTGAGATCATCCATGAATTCAATCCTGAGAATTTGCTGTTTCAGCTGCCGTTGACCAATGAGGGCATCCAGCGCAAAAGTCTCTTCATTCCAGCGGAAGAAGTCAGCAATCATTTCCCTGCAGTTGGAATCCCAGCAGCTGAAACACATCACATGGAGAGGCTTTATTTTACTGATGATCGAAACCGTCAGCATTGCGTTAAGATTGTGTGCTGTCGAGGTATTTTCCGGCTTATGATGGAGGAATTCATCACTGAGGGTATTTTCCAGCTTATGATGGAGGAATTCATCACTGAGCGCAATTTGGGAGAAGGAGATACAATTGGGTTTTACAAAGCTGACCTGCAGCCTTCTATGAACTCGCGTCACTTTCTCATTGGATTCGTGACAGAACGTGGTGATCCGACTGAATCAGGGACTGCAGCAGTAAATGATAACACAGATCGAGGCGGTTACAACAGAGAGGGTGATGGAGCAGATAGAAGCGGCAACGGACAGGGTCATGTTGAAGGAGGGCGTCGCAGCGGTGGCCGCAAGTGGTGGAAATTTGGTCTTGGAGGTTGCTGTATGGCATTGAAGAAAAGCAATGCAAGGACGGAGGAATCATGA
- the LOC131312689 gene encoding uncharacterized protein LOC131312689 isoform X1, producing the protein MHRLQRTGRLDISNVEEPEEELELGDIGTSGEGKEPLEGHASPSSQTLGKDMHRLQRTGRLDISNMEEPEEELELGGIGTSREGKEPLEGHASPSSQTLGKDMHRLQHIGTLDISNVEEPEEELELGSRTAMISGLPTKVGENMRSFLFEVLVSPRIVYLGRLLIPVEAALKYFPSLANRQETYEEKMEITDTQNRDSPMTLKYLGSECFFVMDSNWQSFLLRNPLDGMDVIHFYKPLPVCYNNCYLVELAKQRYPGIIHELNPENFLFELLLTDVDILCKSLFIPTKVVKSHFPAVRIPAKTHHMERLYVTDERNGEWRMKKGCFQGLFRLMMEEFITECHLVEGDTIRFYKADQLSLNLHHFLVGFVKGRADLTESRTAAVDDSKDRGGDREGDDGGGADRGGNRQGDGGGGSSSGGLTRWKFGFGDCCMALKSNARTEES; encoded by the exons ATGCATCGTCTTCAGCGTACAGGAAGGCTTGACATTTCGAATGTGGAGGAACCCGAAGAAGAATTAGAGTTGGG agacattggtacaagcgGAGAAGGGAAGGAGCCCTTAGAAGGACATGCATCGCCTTCATCTCAAACGTTGGGGAAGGACATGCATCGTCTTCAGCGTACAGGAAGGCTTGACATTTCGAATATGGAGGAACCTGAAGAAGAATTAGAGTTGGG AGGCATTGGTACAAGCAGAGAAGGGAAGGAGCCCTTAGAAGGACATGCATCGCCTTCATCTCAAACGTTGGGGAAGGACATGCATCGTCTTCAGCATATAGGAACGCTTGACATTTCGAATGTGGAGGAACCTGAAGAAGAATTAGAGTTGGG ATCTAGAACTGCTATGATTTCTGGCTTACCAACCAAAGTTGGTGAAAATATGAGAAGTTTTCTCTTTGAAGTGTTAGTGAGTCCGCGTATTGTTTATCTAGGCAGGCTCCTAATTCCTGTGGAAGCAGCTTTGAAATATTTCCCCTCTCTAGCCAATCGTCAGGAAACTTACGAGGAGAAGATGGAGATCACAGACACTCAAAACAGAGATTCGCCTATGACACTGAAATATCTTGGGTCGGAGTGTTTCTTTGTCATGGATAGCAATTGGCAGAGTTTTCTTTTGCGGAACCCGTTGGATGGTATGGATGTGATTCATTTCTACAAACCTTTACCAGTTTGTTACAATAACTGTTACTTGGTTGAACTTGCGAAACAAAGGTATCCAGGGATCATCCATGAATTGAACCCTGAAAATTTCCTGTTTGAGCTGCTGTTGACTGATGTGGACATCCTGTGCAAAAGTCTCTTCATTCCCACGAAAGTAGTAAAGAGTCATTTCCCCGCAGTTCGAATCCCAGCTAAAACACATCACATGGAGAGGCTTTACGTTACTGATGAGCGGAACGGTGAATGGCGCATGAAAAAAGGATGCTTTCAGGGTCTTTTCCGGCTTATGATGGAGGAATTCATCACTGAGTGCCATTTGGTAGAAGGGGATACAATTAGGTTTTACAAAGCTGACCAGCTTTCTTTGAACTTGCATCACTTCCTTGTTGGATTTGTGAAAGGACGTGCTGATCTGACTGAATCAAGGACTGCAGCAGTAGATGATAGCAAGGATCGAGGGGGTGACAGGGAGGGTGATGATGGAGGAGGAGCAGACAGAGGCGGCAACAGACAGGGTGATGGCGGAGGAGGGAGTAGCAGTGGGGGCCTCACGAGGTGGAAATTTGGTTTTGGAGATTGCTGTATGGCGTTGAAAAGCAATGCAAGGACAGAGGAGTCATGA
- the LOC131312689 gene encoding uncharacterized protein LOC131312689 isoform X5 — protein sequence MHRIHRTGRLDILNVEESEEELELGGIGTSREGKEPLEGHASPSSQTLGKDMHRLQHIGTLDISNVEEPEEELELGSRTAMISGLPTKVGENMRSFLFEVLVSPRIVYLGRLLIPVEAALKYFPSLANRQETYEEKMEITDTQNRDSPMTLKYLGSECFFVMDSNWQSFLLRNPLDGMDVIHFYKPLPVCYNNCYLVELAKQRYPGIIHELNPENFLFELLLTDVDILCKSLFIPTKVVKSHFPAVRIPAKTHHMERLYVTDERNGEWRMKKGCFQGLFRLMMEEFITECHLVEGDTIRFYKADQLSLNLHHFLVGFVKGRADLTESRTAAVDDSKDRGGDREGDDGGGADRGGNRQGDGGGGSSSGGLTRWKFGFGDCCMALKSNARTEES from the exons ATGCATCGTATTCATCGTACAGGAAGGCTTGACATTTTGAATGTGGAGGAATCTGAAGAAGAATTAGAGTTGGG AGGCATTGGTACAAGCAGAGAAGGGAAGGAGCCCTTAGAAGGACATGCATCGCCTTCATCTCAAACGTTGGGGAAGGACATGCATCGTCTTCAGCATATAGGAACGCTTGACATTTCGAATGTGGAGGAACCTGAAGAAGAATTAGAGTTGGG ATCTAGAACTGCTATGATTTCTGGCTTACCAACCAAAGTTGGTGAAAATATGAGAAGTTTTCTCTTTGAAGTGTTAGTGAGTCCGCGTATTGTTTATCTAGGCAGGCTCCTAATTCCTGTGGAAGCAGCTTTGAAATATTTCCCCTCTCTAGCCAATCGTCAGGAAACTTACGAGGAGAAGATGGAGATCACAGACACTCAAAACAGAGATTCGCCTATGACACTGAAATATCTTGGGTCGGAGTGTTTCTTTGTCATGGATAGCAATTGGCAGAGTTTTCTTTTGCGGAACCCGTTGGATGGTATGGATGTGATTCATTTCTACAAACCTTTACCAGTTTGTTACAATAACTGTTACTTGGTTGAACTTGCGAAACAAAGGTATCCAGGGATCATCCATGAATTGAACCCTGAAAATTTCCTGTTTGAGCTGCTGTTGACTGATGTGGACATCCTGTGCAAAAGTCTCTTCATTCCCACGAAAGTAGTAAAGAGTCATTTCCCCGCAGTTCGAATCCCAGCTAAAACACATCACATGGAGAGGCTTTACGTTACTGATGAGCGGAACGGTGAATGGCGCATGAAAAAAGGATGCTTTCAGGGTCTTTTCCGGCTTATGATGGAGGAATTCATCACTGAGTGCCATTTGGTAGAAGGGGATACAATTAGGTTTTACAAAGCTGACCAGCTTTCTTTGAACTTGCATCACTTCCTTGTTGGATTTGTGAAAGGACGTGCTGATCTGACTGAATCAAGGACTGCAGCAGTAGATGATAGCAAGGATCGAGGGGGTGACAGGGAGGGTGATGATGGAGGAGGAGCAGACAGAGGCGGCAACAGACAGGGTGATGGCGGAGGAGGGAGTAGCAGTGGGGGCCTCACGAGGTGGAAATTTGGTTTTGGAGATTGCTGTATGGCGTTGAAAAGCAATGCAAGGACAGAGGAGTCATGA
- the LOC131312689 gene encoding uncharacterized protein LOC131312689 isoform X4, producing the protein MHRLHCTGRLDISNVEESEEELVLGGIGTSREGKEPLEGHASPSSQTLGKDMHRLQHIGTLDISNVEEPEEELELGSRTAMISGLPTKVGENMRSFLFEVLVSPRIVYLGRLLIPVEAALKYFPSLANRQETYEEKMEITDTQNRDSPMTLKYLGSECFFVMDSNWQSFLLRNPLDGMDVIHFYKPLPVCYNNCYLVELAKQRYPGIIHELNPENFLFELLLTDVDILCKSLFIPTKVVKSHFPAVRIPAKTHHMERLYVTDERNGEWRMKKGCFQGLFRLMMEEFITECHLVEGDTIRFYKADQLSLNLHHFLVGFVKGRADLTESRTAAVDDSKDRGGDREGDDGGGADRGGNRQGDGGGGSSSGGLTRWKFGFGDCCMALKSNARTEES; encoded by the exons ATGCATCGTCTTCATTGTACAGGAAGGCTTGACATTTCGAATGTGGAGGAATCCGAAGAAGAATTGGTGTTGGG AGGCATTGGTACAAGCAGAGAAGGGAAGGAGCCCTTAGAAGGACATGCATCGCCTTCATCTCAAACGTTGGGGAAGGACATGCATCGTCTTCAGCATATAGGAACGCTTGACATTTCGAATGTGGAGGAACCTGAAGAAGAATTAGAGTTGGG ATCTAGAACTGCTATGATTTCTGGCTTACCAACCAAAGTTGGTGAAAATATGAGAAGTTTTCTCTTTGAAGTGTTAGTGAGTCCGCGTATTGTTTATCTAGGCAGGCTCCTAATTCCTGTGGAAGCAGCTTTGAAATATTTCCCCTCTCTAGCCAATCGTCAGGAAACTTACGAGGAGAAGATGGAGATCACAGACACTCAAAACAGAGATTCGCCTATGACACTGAAATATCTTGGGTCGGAGTGTTTCTTTGTCATGGATAGCAATTGGCAGAGTTTTCTTTTGCGGAACCCGTTGGATGGTATGGATGTGATTCATTTCTACAAACCTTTACCAGTTTGTTACAATAACTGTTACTTGGTTGAACTTGCGAAACAAAGGTATCCAGGGATCATCCATGAATTGAACCCTGAAAATTTCCTGTTTGAGCTGCTGTTGACTGATGTGGACATCCTGTGCAAAAGTCTCTTCATTCCCACGAAAGTAGTAAAGAGTCATTTCCCCGCAGTTCGAATCCCAGCTAAAACACATCACATGGAGAGGCTTTACGTTACTGATGAGCGGAACGGTGAATGGCGCATGAAAAAAGGATGCTTTCAGGGTCTTTTCCGGCTTATGATGGAGGAATTCATCACTGAGTGCCATTTGGTAGAAGGGGATACAATTAGGTTTTACAAAGCTGACCAGCTTTCTTTGAACTTGCATCACTTCCTTGTTGGATTTGTGAAAGGACGTGCTGATCTGACTGAATCAAGGACTGCAGCAGTAGATGATAGCAAGGATCGAGGGGGTGACAGGGAGGGTGATGATGGAGGAGGAGCAGACAGAGGCGGCAACAGACAGGGTGATGGCGGAGGAGGGAGTAGCAGTGGGGGCCTCACGAGGTGGAAATTTGGTTTTGGAGATTGCTGTATGGCGTTGAAAAGCAATGCAAGGACAGAGGAGTCATGA